The segment TGAAATTGGCGTCAGAGTTCATGTCAACTAAAGATGAAAGAGATAGTCTAACCACGTCAGCGCCGTACATCTTTATAGCCTTCCTAAGAGGAACTATGTTCCTGAGCGACTTACTCATTTTCCTTCCTTCATACAGTATGAAGCCGTTCACGGCTACGCCTTTAGGCCAAAGACTCTCTGGGAATATACCTGCATGATTGAATATGAAGAAGCTTAGGTGATTGGGTATCAGATCTGGACCGCTGTGCCTCATGTCCAAAGGATACCAATAGGTGAAATGTCTCCTCAAATCTTCCAAGTGCTCTGGTCTTATTTTGTTCCTCTCTCCCACTTCCTTTGAATCCCCTTTGCCCAACAAAACGTAATCCCAAACTTCTTCAGTGAGCTGAGAAGGGTGCACCCCAGTTTCCCTTAATTTATGAACCAAGGTGTAATATGCCATATAAATGGTGGAATCCGATAAGCTCTCTATTATCCACTTTTTATCCCACGGTAGAGGTGTACCCAATCCCCTAGTTCTGGCACAAGCTCTCTTCTGTAACCAATCCAATGAGTATTCGAAGTCCTTTCTCGTCACCTCAGGTACTACTCTCATTTTACTTAGAAGCTTCTTAGCTAAGCCCTTCCATTCCGGATTACCGTAATCCAAGAACCACTGATCTTGCAAAATCTTAACAACTATCTCGTTTCCGCACCTGCAATAGACAGGCTTGTTCATTATCTCAAGGATTTTGCTACCGTTCTTACTCTCTATTAAGAAATCAGTTATCATCTTTCTTGCTTCTGGAACCGATTTGTTAACTACCCCTGAAAGTTTCTGTCTGTACTCCCCCTTAACTGAGCTTAACACATCGCTTCTTATGACGCCTTTATTGTACTCAAGTCTGTACAACTGTTCGGTTAACTTCTTCAGGTCGTTATCGCTCCTAGGGTGGGACGAGTCAACCAGATCTTTAGCTGGGAAATCAGAATGACCCTCAACAAATACGACTGGTAGAAGTGCAACGTTAGCCTTTATCTTATTCAGGTAAAAATAATCAAAGGGTGCGTGAGCCGGTACGCTCATCACTACTCCGGTAGCGGTTGACGGATCTACGAACTCCGCAGGTAAGATGGGCATCTCCTTCCCTGTTATGGGATTCACAGCGTTCAATTTTAGCAAATCTGACGCGTTGATCTTCTCTAAAACCTTAACGTCAGTTCTTTGAAACTTAAGTCTCTCAGAGGCCTTCTCAGATATTATGACCTTCCTTCCCCATATCTCCGCAATGACGTACGATGACTTAGGATTTAACCAGACTGCTATTGCCCCGAATACAGTTTCGGGCCTCAAAGTTGCCGCGGCTAACGCTCCAAGTTTAGTTTCAAAAAATATTACCACATATTCACCAATTTCTGGCTCCATATCTCCTTTGGTATCATGCATTCCTACTGGAAGATTGTGAACAGGACACCAACCAACCGGATGGGTGTCTTTTACTACGAAGCCTCTCTCTTGCAGCTTACTAAACTGCCATATAATAAAGGAGGAGAAATGAGGATCTATAGTAGTAAACTCTCTTCTCCAGTCTATAGATAGCCCTATTTCTCTCATAGCTGCCTTTATTTCTTCCTTGAAGTAGTTCGCCATAAACAAAGGATCAGATAGCTTCGGAAGCACTTCAGAGGGT is part of the Metallosphaera cuprina Ar-4 genome and harbors:
- the leuS gene encoding leucine--tRNA ligase codes for the protein MNDISKKWQEAWAKNKIFEADPRDQKKFFTTVAFPYPNSPFHLGHGRTYVTGDVYARYMRMKGYNVLFPMGFHFTGTPIITMADDISKGDKELLDIFQNIYEIPSEVLPKLSDPLFMANYFKEEIKAAMREIGLSIDWRREFTTIDPHFSSFIIWQFSKLQERGFVVKDTHPVGWCPVHNLPVGMHDTKGDMEPEIGEYVVIFFETKLGALAAATLRPETVFGAIAVWLNPKSSYVIAEIWGRKVIISEKASERLKFQRTDVKVLEKINASDLLKLNAVNPITGKEMPILPAEFVDPSTATGVVMSVPAHAPFDYFYLNKIKANVALLPVVFVEGHSDFPAKDLVDSSHPRSDNDLKKLTEQLYRLEYNKGVIRSDVLSSVKGEYRQKLSGVVNKSVPEARKMITDFLIESKNGSKILEIMNKPVYCRCGNEIVVKILQDQWFLDYGNPEWKGLAKKLLSKMRVVPEVTRKDFEYSLDWLQKRACARTRGLGTPLPWDKKWIIESLSDSTIYMAYYTLVHKLRETGVHPSQLTEEVWDYVLLGKGDSKEVGERNKIRPEHLEDLRRHFTYWYPLDMRHSGPDLIPNHLSFFIFNHAGIFPESLWPKGVAVNGFILYEGRKMSKSLRNIVPLRKAIKMYGADVVRLSLSSLVDMNSDANFTDSGAKSISDSLKRFYELAQMKNGSDIEGIPEKWLRSKIQRMVKEVTPLMDEMRFREVVNELLFNLSSYVNEYFEMVRSESREYNEKVIKEVIELWTKMISPFSPHIAEEIWHMLGHDTFLSLESWPSYDPSKIDDEVEIEHEYHKQLIEDIRAILNVYKGKPTYVVLYVHDGSLNDLVKEGIELLNKGGSVKDLMRRRTPKSREEAKTLERIIKYVTEMSETSKQILLRNVNELELVRRGLPYIRYKINLNVEVELFNQDVKQKLNKESLPLRPAILVR